A genomic segment from Rhinatrema bivittatum chromosome 19, aRhiBiv1.1, whole genome shotgun sequence encodes:
- the LOC115080343 gene encoding vomeronasal type-2 receptor 26-like: protein MRPDLLSLLLLAAAMGKASVPGCKLELQKMTPFTMDGDFVLGVINLAHTRVVYPVLDFRDPPKPARCEGFQIRYYRDILAIMFAIEEINQNQHLLPNLTLGFRFMDSCFSEVVALQEILQLMSGRNRTVPNYKCEAHLTLAGFIGETFSSVSEVMARILGVFKIPQSLVCVMPPVDIYEKDDGNLSFQISISAQHPMLSDKLHFPSFLRIYPAATLLPWAIAQFLHHFNWTWVGILFSNADITSLQSQKLRQEVVENGGCVAFLEKIDDRYPSERLVKVAEVIHQSSASVIVCLCFKMHLKPILELHSLRNISAKVWVFSASFAVDPHMFTRESWRLLNGSLVFIGTTSDIPHFTNFLYNIWPSAHPRDSFAKLFWEKAFGCQWEGQNLTHTVTEDNIIPCTGEEDLKALDPAIFQLNDLSGTHHAYLAVYVYAHALHNMISDRLMEDTFGLYTKIHNIKPWQVLHYLKVVHFETESKEEVYFDENGDVPAVFDILNIQIHPDDTYEVIKVGRYDAREAPGDEISLNITAILWNQNNQMPHSICSESCPVGYRRSARLGQPTCCFDCTPCTSGEIANETDTTECWTCPEDQWPNENRDKCLPKDIEFLSYQEPLGASLAAVAIILSLATILILFIFYLFQDTPIVRANNRGLSYLLLCSLSLCFLCSLTFVGFPMKFTCMIRQPAFGIIFTVSVSCILAKTVTVIIAFKAVNPHNQLRKWVGPKIPNLIIIICSLIQLVICTYWISSHPSFPEYNTRSESGKIIVECNDGLTILFYCMLGYMGFLAIISFIVAFLARTLPDNFNETKFISFSMLVFVSVWLSFIPTYLSTQGKYMVAVEIFSILSSGAGLLFLIFLPKCYIILLHPQMNTKEHLVGKSRKRK, encoded by the exons ATGAGACCTGATTTGCTGAGTCTTCTGCTGCTGGCTGCTGCCATGGGAAAAGCCTCAGTGCCAGGATGCAAGCTGGAGCTCCAGAAGATGACCCCTTTCACCATGGATGGAGACTTTGTCCTTGGAGTGATTAATTTGGCTCACACTAGGGTGGTTTACCCAGTCCTTGACTTCAGAGACCCCCCTAAGCCAGCACGCTGTGAGGG ATTTCAGATCCGGTATTACCGTGACATATTGGCCATCATGTTTGCTATAGAAGAAATTAACCAGAACCAGCATCTGCTGCCAAACCTCACCCTGGGCTTCCGGTTCATGGACTCCTGTTTTTCAGAGGTAGTTGCTCTCCAGGAGATTCTGCAGCTCATGTCTGGGAGGAATAGAACAGTCCCGAATTATAAGTGTGAGGCTCACCTGACCCTGGCAGGATTCATCGGGGAGACCTTCTCTTCAGTGTCTGAGGTCATGGCCAGGATTCTAGGAGTTTTCAAGATCCCACAG TCACTAGTATGTGTTATGCCCCCTGTGGATATATATGAGAAAGATGATGGAaatctttcttttcagatcagCATTTCAGCACAGCACCCAATGCTGAGTGATAAGCTCCATTTTCCATCTTTCCTACGCATCTACCCTGCAGCCACCCTACTGCCATGGGCTATTGCTCAGTTTCTCCACCACTTCAACTGGACATGGGTGGGAATCTTATTTTCCAATGCAGATATTACCAGCCTGCAAAGCCAGAAGTTACGGCAGGAGGTGGTGGAGAATGGTGGCTGTGTGGCTTTTCTCGAGAAGATTGATGATCGCTACCCCAGTGAGAGGCTGGTGAAAGTGGCAGAGGTGATTCACCAGTCCTCAGCGAGTGTGATTGTGTGCCTCTGTTTCAAAATGCACCTCAAGCCTATCCTGGAGCTCCATTCCCTCAGGAACATTAGTGCCAAGGTCTGGGTCTTCTCAGCTTCATTTGCCGTCGACCCTCATATGTTCACCAGGGAGTCCTGGAGGCTGCTCAATGGCAGCTTGGTGTTCATTGGAACCACCAGTGACATCCCCCACTTCACTAATTTCTTATACAATATTTGGCCTTCTGCACACCCAAGGGACTCCTTCGCCAAACTGTTCTGGGAAAAGGCATTTGGGTGTCAGTGGGAGGGACAAAACTTGACTCATACGGTGACAGAAGATAACATTATCCCATGCACAGGTGAAGAGGACCTGAAAGCACTGGACCCAGCGATCTTTCAGTTGAATGATTTAAGCGGTACCCATCATGCTTACCTGGCTGTTTATGTCTATGCACATGCTCTGCACAACATGATTTCAGATAGACTCATGGAAGACACTTTTGGATTATACACCAAGATTCATAATATCAAACCATGGCAG GTCCTCCATTATCTGAAGGTTGTGCATTTTGAAACAGAGTCCAAAGAGGAAGTCTACTTTGATGAGAATGGAGATGTGCCTGCTGTCTTTGACATCTTGAATATCCAGATACACCCGGATGACACCTATGAAGTAATAAAAGTGGGTAGATATGAtgccagggaagccccgggggaTGAAATCAGTCTGAATATCACTGCCATCTTATGGAACCAAAATAACCAG ATGCCTCATTCTATCTGCAGTGAGAGCTGCCCTGTTGGGTACAGGAGATCTGCCAGACTTGGTCAGCCCACCTGCTGCTTTGACTGCACCCCTTGCACCAGTGGAGAAATAGCCAATGAAACAG ATACAACTGAATGTTGGACGTGCCCGGAAGACCAATGGCCCAATGAGAATAGAGACAAGTGCCTTCCAAAAGACATTGAGTTCCTGTCCTACCAGGAACCCTTGGGAGCATCCTTGGCTGCTGTTGCTATCATATTGTCTTTGGCCACCATCCTCATCCTCTTCATCTTCTACCTGTTCCAGGACACGCCGATTGTCAGAGCCAATAACCGGGGCCTCAGCTACCTTCTCCTTTGCAGCCTCTCACTCTGCTTCCTCTGCTCTTTAACATTTGTTGGGTTTCCCATGAAGTTCACTTGCATGATCCGCCAGCCCGCATTTGGAATCATcttcactgtcagtgtctcttgcATATTGGCAAAAACAGTTACAGTGATCATTGCCTTTAAGGCTGTGAATCCTCACAATCAGCTCAGAAAATGGGTTGGGCCAAAGATACCTAACCTTATCATTATTATCTGTTCCTTGATCCAACTGGTTATCTGCACTTATTGGATTTCTAGTCATCCTTCCTTTCCTGAGTACAACACCAGATCTGAAAGTGGGAAGATAATCGTTGAGTGCAATGATGGGTTGACCATACTCTTCTACTGTATGCTGGGATATATGGGTTTCCTGGCCATCATTAGCTTCATTGTCGCCTTCCTGGCAAGGACATTGCCTGACAACTTCAATGAGACCAAGTTCATCAGCTTCAGCATGCTGGTCTTTGTGAGCGTCTGGCTGTCTTTCATTCCCACTTACCTCAGCACGCAAGGGAAGTACATGGTGGCAGTGGAGATCTTTAGTATCTTATCTTCTGGTGCGGGGTTACTCTTCCTAATCTTTCTTCCAAAGTGTTATATTATTCTCTTGCATCCACAGATGAACACCAAGGAGCACTTAGTAGGAAAAAGTAGAAAACGGAAATAA